A genomic stretch from Kwoniella europaea PYCC6329 chromosome 2, complete sequence includes:
- a CDS encoding tyrosine-tRNA ligase has protein sequence MVAASPFLLPIGRPCPRKVTRLFRRHLQSQVKTVLQELDERGFIAALTSPKLHQHVQSPTTIYAGVDPSASSLHVGNLLPLLGLLHFQAKGHQSICLIGGATGSIGDPSGRSTERKALSTEDLAVNVRGITNQVHRFFATGSVYLQKRGIDIKGKGKEPQEDMGVKVVDNYEWTKDVSLLDFLRGPGKLSRVGVMLSRDSVKNRLTSDSGISYTEFTYQLLQAYDFSHLWKEYGCKIQMGGSDQWGNIVSGIDLIKRSQSQIQIQQQQHNEDSVSGKKSGTELVGEEEEVEAYGLTIPLLTTSTGEKFGKSAGNAVWLDERRTSPAEFYQFFLRTTDEDVAKYLKLFTFLPIEEIDSIMAEHEKSKSARKPQKLLASEVTELVHGADGLSKALLATEILYPSTKPTISSGMSSIYKTLKSSDVLAAFEGDSRFHKIPFSEIKDKPISKLCVIYGLCKSRGEASKAISSGSLTFNDRRINDPRDEIRRSQLIDGKIAIVKIGNKRQLIFYLE, from the exons ATGGTCGCCGCctcccctttccttcttcctatAGGGCGTCCCTGTCCTCGTAAAGTCACTCGGCTATTTCGTCGGCACCTCCAATCTCAAGTTAAGACAGTTCTACAGGAACTAGATGAGAGGGGTTTCATAGCCGCCTTGACAAG CCCCAAGCTACATCAACATGTCCAATCTCCCACTACAATCTACGCAGGTGTAGATCCTTCGGCATCTTCCTTACACGTTGGAAACCTCTTACCTCTATTGGGTCTGTTACATTTCCAAGCTAAAGgacatcaatcaatatgtCTT ATAGGAGGAGCTACAGGTTCGATAGGTGATCCCTCGGGACGATCAACCGAGCGTAAAGCCCTCTCCACCGAGGATCTAGCAGTGAATGTCAGAGGTATAACAAACCAAGTGCACCGATTCTTCGCAACTGGTTCGGTATACTTGCAGAAGCGTGGAATAGatatcaaagggaaaggaaaagaacCTCAGGAGGATATGGGTGTAAAGGTTGTGGATAATTATGAGTGGACTAAAGATGTTTCCTTGTTGGATTTCTTGAGGGGTCCAGGTAAATTATCGAGAGTGGGTGTGATGCTTTCGAGGGATAG CGTCAAGAACCGTCTCACCTCCGATTCCGGAATCTCTTACACCGAATTCACCTACCAACTACTACAAGCCTATGATTTCTCTCATCTATGGAAAGAGTACGGATGTAAGATCCAAATGGGTGGATCGGACCAATGGGGAAATATCGTCTCGGGGATTGACCTAATCAAAAGATCACAATCGCAGATTCAGatacagcagcagcagcataACGAAGATTCAGTGTCGGGCAAAAAAAGTGGCACAGAACTGgtgggagaggaagaggaagtggaggcGTATGGATTGACGATACCGCTTTTGACTACCAGTACAGGAGAGAAGTTTGGAAAATCCGCTGGGAACGCTGTGTGgttggatgagaggaggaCTAGTCCGGCGGAATTTTATCAG TTCTTCCTTCGTACgacggatgaagatgttgcCAAGTACTTGAAGTTATTCACTTTCCTACCGATTGAAGAAATCGACAGTATCATGGCTGAGcatgag AAATCGAAATCGGCAAGGAAACCTCAAAAGTTGTTAGCATCAGAAGTGACCGAGCTAGTCCATGgtg CCGACGGTCTTTCCAAAGCCCTACTAGCCACCGAGATCCTCTACCCCTCTACCAAACCCACCATCTCCTCAGGCATGTCTTCAATATACAAAACCCTCAAATCGTCCGATGTCCTAGCAGCTTTCGAAGGTGATTCAAGATTTCATAAAATCCCTTTCTCAGAGATTAAGGATAAACCAATATCCAAACTCTGTGTGATATATGGATTATGTAAATCCCGCGGGGAAGCTTCCAAAGCCATATCATCAGGGAGTTTGACCTTTAATGATAGAAGGATTAATGATCCGAGGGATGAAATTAGGAGAAGCCAGTTGATCGATGGGAAGATTGCGATTGTCAAAATAGGGAATAAGAGGCAATTGATCTTTTATTTAGAATAA